One stretch of Vulpes lagopus strain Blue_001 chromosome X, ASM1834538v1, whole genome shotgun sequence DNA includes these proteins:
- the SUV39H1 gene encoding histone-lysine N-methyltransferase SUV39H1 yields the protein MAENLKGCSVCCKSSWNQLQDLCRLAKLSCPALGISKRNLYDFEVEYLCDYKKIREQEYYLVKWRGYPDSESTWEPRQNLKCVRILKQFHKDLERELLRRHQRSKPPRHLDPSLANYLVQKAKQRRALRRWEQELNAKRSHLGRITVENEVDLDGPPRAFVYINEYRVGEGITLNQVAVGCECQDCLWAPAGGCCPGASLHKFAYNDQGQVRLRAGLPIYECNSRCRCGYDCPNRVVQKGIRYDLCIFRTDDGRGWGVRTLEKIRKNSFVMEYVGEIITSEEAERRGQIYDRQGATYLFDLDYVEDVYTVDAAYYGNISHFVNHSCDPNLQVYNVFIDNLDERLPRIAFFATRTIRAGEELTFDYNMQVDPVDMESTRMDSNFGLAGLPGSPKKRVRIECKCGTESCRKYLF from the exons ATGGCGGAAAATTTAAAAG GCTGCAGTGTGTGTTGCAAGTCGTCTTGGAATCAGCTACAGGACCTGTGCCGTCTGGCCAAgctctcctgccctgccctcgGCATCTCCAAGAGGAATCTCTATGACTTTGAAGTCGAGTACCTGTGTGATTACAAGAAGATACGC GAACAAGAGTATTACCTGGTAAAATGGCGTGGATACCCAGACTCAGAGAGCACCTGGGAGCCACGGCAGAATCTCAAGTGTGTACGCATTCTCAAGCAGTTCCACAAGGACTTAGAAAGGGAGCTGCTCCGGCGGCACCAGCGATCAAAGCCCCCCCGGCACCTGGACCCAAGCTTGGCCAACTACCTGGTACAGAAAGCCAAGCAGAGGCGGGCGCTCCGGCGCTGGGAGCAGGAGCTCAATGCCAAGCGCAGCCACCTGGGACGCATCACTGTGGAGAACGAGGTGGACCTGGACGGCCCCCCGCGGGCTTTCGTATACATCAATGAGTACCGTGTTGGTGAGGGCATCACCCTCAACCAGGTGGCGGTGGGCTGTGAGTGCCAGGACTGTCTGTGGGCCCCCGCTGGAGGCTGCTGCCCTGGGGCATCGCTGCACAAGTTTGCCTACAATGACCAGGGTCAGGTGCGGCTGCGTGCCGGGCTGCCCATCTACGAGTGCAACTCCCGCTGCCGCTGTGGCTATGACTGCCCCAACCGTGTGGTACAGAAGGGCATCCGCTATGACCTCTGCATCTTCCGCACGGATGACGGGCGTGGCTGGGGCGTCCGTACGCTGGAGAAGATCCGCAAGAACAGTTTCGTCATGGAGTACGTGGGAGAG ATCATTACCTCAGAGGAGGCGGAGCGGCGGGGCCAGATCTACGACCGCCAGGGCGCCACCTACCTCTTCGACCTGGACTACGTGGAGGACGTGTACACCGTGGATGCCGCCTATTATGGCAACATCTCCCATTTTGTCAACCACAGT TGTGACCCCAACCTCCAGGTGTACAACGTCTTCATAGACAACCTTGATGAGCGACTGCCCCGCATCGCTTTCTTTGCCACAAGAACCATCCGGGCAGGCGAGGAGCTCACCTTTGATTACAACATGCAAG TGGACCCCGTGGACATGGAGAGCACTCGCATGGACTCCAACTTTGGCCTGGCcgggctccccggctcccccaAGAAGCGGGTCCGTATTGAATGCAAgtgtgggactgaatcctgccGCAAATACCTCTTCTAG